Proteins from one Thaumasiovibrio subtropicus genomic window:
- the odhB gene encoding 2-oxoglutarate dehydrogenase complex dihydrolipoyllysine-residue succinyltransferase gives MTIEILVPDLPESVADATVATWHKQPGDAVERDEVLVDIETDKVVLEVPAPEAGVLEAIVESEGTTVLSKQLIGKLKAGVAAGEPTQDVPAEAEASPDKRHKASLTEESNEALSPAVRRLLAENDLSPSAVKGTGVGGRITREDVEAYLKDKPASAPAAPVVEADAPLAHRSEKRVPMTRLRKRVAERLLEAKNSTAMLTTFNEVNMKPIMDLRKQYKDIFEERHGIRLGFMSFYVKAVVEALKRFPEVNASIDGDDIVYHNYFDVSIAVSTPRGLVTPVLRDCDKLSLAEIEKGIRELAIKGRDGKLTVDELTGGNFTITNGGVFGSLMSTPIINPPQAAILGMHKIQDRPMAVNGQVEILPMMYLALSYDHRLIDGKESVGYLVTIKELLEDPTRLLLDV, from the coding sequence ATGACAATTGAAATTCTGGTTCCAGACCTACCTGAATCTGTGGCAGATGCCACAGTGGCGACCTGGCACAAGCAGCCTGGTGATGCTGTAGAGCGTGACGAAGTACTCGTTGATATCGAAACAGATAAGGTTGTACTGGAAGTACCTGCCCCTGAAGCGGGTGTACTTGAAGCGATTGTAGAAAGTGAAGGTACAACCGTACTGAGTAAACAACTTATCGGTAAGTTGAAAGCGGGCGTTGCTGCTGGTGAACCAACCCAAGATGTACCTGCAGAAGCGGAAGCGTCACCGGACAAACGTCATAAAGCATCGCTGACTGAAGAGAGCAACGAAGCACTAAGCCCTGCTGTTCGTCGCCTGCTTGCGGAAAACGACCTGTCGCCAAGTGCTGTTAAAGGGACGGGTGTTGGCGGTCGCATCACACGCGAAGATGTTGAAGCGTATCTAAAAGACAAACCAGCGTCAGCACCGGCAGCACCTGTTGTTGAAGCTGATGCGCCACTGGCTCACCGTAGCGAAAAACGTGTGCCTATGACACGTTTACGTAAGCGTGTTGCTGAGCGTCTGCTTGAAGCGAAGAACAGCACGGCAATGCTAACGACCTTCAACGAAGTGAACATGAAGCCAATCATGGACTTGCGCAAGCAGTACAAAGATATCTTCGAAGAGCGCCATGGCATTCGTTTGGGCTTTATGTCTTTCTACGTTAAAGCGGTTGTTGAAGCGCTAAAACGTTTCCCTGAAGTGAATGCGTCAATCGATGGTGATGATATTGTTTACCACAACTACTTTGACGTCAGTATTGCAGTATCAACGCCACGCGGCTTGGTTACCCCAGTGCTACGTGATTGCGACAAGCTAAGCCTCGCGGAAATCGAGAAAGGTATTCGCGAGCTGGCGATTAAGGGGCGTGATGGCAAGCTGACTGTTGATGAATTAACAGGTGGTAACTTCACTATCACAAACGGCGGTGTATTTGGCTCGCTGATGTCGACGCCTATCATCAACCCACCGCAAGCGGCAATCTTGGGCATGCATAAGATTCAAGATCGTCCGATGGCGGTAAATGGCCAAGTTGAAATCCTACCAATGATGTATTTAGCGTTGTCGTATGATCACCGCTTAATCGACGGTAAGGAGTCAGTAGGCTACCTTGTTACTATCAAAGAGCTACTAGAAGACCCAACTCGTCTGCTCCTTGATGTGTAA